DNA from Solanum stenotomum isolate F172 chromosome 3, ASM1918654v1, whole genome shotgun sequence:
GAACACGGCGGGGGCTGGGGTTTTCGATTGTCAGAAGCTGTTTTCCCGCTTTCTTTGGAGATGGAAACATGAATATCTCACCAACTGTTGATTTGTTGTCTTTTAACAGTTGGATAGGTTTATTCCAAATCGATCAGCGATGGATTTCGACTATGCACATTACATGCTGACAGAGGGAAGGAAAGGTAAGGAAAACCCAGCTGTCAGCTCTCCCTCCAGAGAGGCATACAGGAAGCAGCTTGCAGAAACTTTCAACATGAACAGGACTCGCATTCTGGCGTTCAAGAACAAACCACCAACTCCTGTTGAGGCCATTCCTAATGAGATTGCCTCTGTTCAACAGAACAAAACTGCAAAGCCCCGTCGATACATTCCTCAGGTAGTTGCATTTTCCTAGACCAAATTCCAATTGTTGCAAAGAAGCACAATCTGCACCAAAGATAACTTTTTTGGATGAAAAGTTTTTAAAGGTTCAATTTGTTTTATATGCAGACTTCTGAGAGGACATTAGATGCTCCAGATATCATGGATGATTACTATTTGAATTTGTTAGACTGGGGCAGAAGCAATGTTCTTTCTATTGCTCTTGGCGGCACTGTGTATCTGTGGGATGCATCTGATGGTGCTACTTCAGAACTAGTCACTGTTGATGAAGAAAATGGCCCTGTTACAAGTGTTAAATGGGCTCCTGATGGTCAACATATTGCTGTTGGTCTTAACAATTCTGAAGTTCAGCTTTGGGATACTACAGCAAATCGACTGGTATGTTTCCTTAATTCTTCTGGTTTCTTCATAGTACAAAAACAAATATTCATATGCTaacattttttaattctttgatGCAGTTGAGAACTTTGAAAGGCGGTCACAGATCCCGAGTTGGTGCTCTAGATTGGAACAATCACATTTTAACAACTGGGGGAATGGATGGTCAAATCATAAACAATGATGTGAGAATAAGGAATCCCATTGTTGACACTTACCAAGGACATCATCAAGAAGTCTGTGGTCTAAAATGGTCAGCCTCTGGCCAGCAATTAGCTAGTGGTGGGAATGACAACCTCCTGCACATATGGGACAGATCAATGGCTTCTTCCAACTCTACAACACAATGGCTTCACAGGCTGGAAGATCATACAGCTGCTGTTAAAGCCCTTGCTTGGTGCCCTTTCCAGGGTAACTTATTGGCCTCTGGTGGTGGTGGAAGCGACAGGTGCATAAAGTTCTGGAATACCCACACTGGTGCTTGCTTGAACTCAATTGATACAGGATCTCAGGTGTGTTCCCTACTGTGGAACAAGAACGAACGTGAGCTGCTAAGTTCTCATGGTTTCACTCAGAATCAGCTCACCCTTTGGAAATACCCTTCTATGGTAAAGGTAGCTGAGCTAACTGGCCACACATCCAGAGTACTTTTCATGGCTCAGGTAAATTTTCATCATTGTTGTATATTTTGCATCATTGTTGTGTTTATACAAAGgtattcattttcttgtttatcgTTTTGCAGAGTCCAGATGGTTGCACAGTTGCATCTGCAGCTGGAGATGAAACTCTCAGATTCTGGAATGTATTTGGGACTCCTGAAGTAGCAAAACCTGCACCAAAGGCAAATCCTGAACCATTCGCTCACCTGAACCGTGGTATTCGCTGAATGACAATAGAAAATTGCATGCTGAACATTTCTGTACAGTCTTGTTAATACATATTTACTGGAACAAAAAGACTGCTGACTGAAGAACATATATACTGGAACAAAAGACTGCTGACTGAAGAAGACAATTGTAAATTCAGTTCTAATTTCATTAACTATATTGGTATCCTGGACCAGACCCAACTGTATGTAAAAAGagatcttttttttctctttgtttgatttgttgATTCTATTACAGTGGCTGCACACCAATAGTGACAAAAGGCCTGTCCAGGAATATCATATCCCCTTGTACAGTTTTCTGATGATGATATGTATTTCTCAATACAATACAACATGATTTATTTTGAAACTATATCTCCtttgataatatttttcccTCCCATCAAGTTACCAATTTTTTCCCAACTTCTTATTACAGGTCCCCATCATGGATATAACCAAACTAGTAAAACATCTATTTACATGTCACCATCACTGAGCAAAGAAAGGCTAacaaccaacttttttttttagtatgtcTTTTTCATGAaagcatatttttttaacttcacCTTATCTAAAGTAAAAGTTTTCATCCTTCCTCAGCCATTCAAAAAGTTTGATAGTTAGTGCCCTTAAACGACCCCATGGCCTTCAACAACAAGAGACAAAACTTGTTGCCCATGGAACAACCGAGGCCAAAAgttgaaaagtaaaaaaaccATTTTTATTGAAGTATGTGCAAAGCT
Protein-coding regions in this window:
- the LOC125857779 gene encoding cell division cycle 20.2, cofactor of APC complex-like isoform X1; amino-acid sequence: MDAGSYSGSSNKKQSRCPLQEQLLQRKNSRDNLDRFIPNRSAMDFDYAHYMLTEGRKGKENPAVSSPSREAYRKQLAETFNMNRTRILAFKNKPPTPVEAIPNEIASVQQNKTAKPRRYIPQTSERTLDAPDIMDDYYLNLLDWGRSNVLSIALGGTVYLWDASDGATSELVTVDEENGPVTSVKWAPDGQHIAVGLNNSEVQLWDTTANRLLRTLKGGHRSRVGALDWNNHILTTGGMDGQIINNDVRIRNPIVDTYQGHHQEVCGLKWSASGQQLASGGNDNLLHIWDRSMASSNSTTQWLHRLEDHTAAVKALAWCPFQGNLLASGGGGSDRCIKFWNTHTGACLNSIDTGSQVCSLLWNKNERELLSSHGFTQNQLTLWKYPSMVKVAELTGHTSRVLFMAQVNFHHCCIFCIIVVFIQRYSFSCLSFCRVQMVAQLHLQLEMKLSDSGMYLGLLK
- the LOC125857779 gene encoding cell division cycle 20.2, cofactor of APC complex-like isoform X2, translated to MDAGSYSGSSNKKQSRCPLQEQLLQRKNSRDNLDRFIPNRSAMDFDYAHYMLTEGRKGKENPAVSSPSREAYRKQLAETFNMNRTRILAFKNKPPTPVEAIPNEIASVQQNKTAKPRRYIPQTSERTLDAPDIMDDYYLNLLDWGRSNVLSIALGGTVYLWDASDGATSELVTVDEENGPVTSVKWAPDGQHIAVGLNNSEVQLWDTTANRLLRTLKGGHRSRVGALDWNNHILTTGGMDGQIINNDVRIRNPIVDTYQGHHQEVCGLKWSASGQQLASGGNDNLLHIWDRSMASSNSTTQWLHRLEDHTAAVKALAWCPFQGNLLASGGGGSDRCIKFWNTHTGACLNSIDTGSQVCSLLWNKNERELLSSHGFTQNQLTLWKYPSMVKVAELTGHTSRVLFMAQSPDGCTVASAAGDETLRFWNVFGTPEVAKPAPKANPEPFAHLNRGIR